One Cervus canadensis isolate Bull #8, Minnesota chromosome 1, ASM1932006v1, whole genome shotgun sequence genomic window carries:
- the ATP1B2 gene encoding sodium/potassium-transporting ATPase subunit beta-2, which yields MVIQKEKKSCGQVVEEWKEFVWNPRTHQFMGRTGTSWAFILLFYLVFYGFLTAMFTLTMWVMLQTVSDHTPKYQDRLATPGLMIRPKTENLDVIVNVSDTESWDQHVQKLNKFLEPYNDSIQAQKNDVCRPGRYYEQPDNGVLNYPKRACQFNRTQLGDCSGIGDPTHYGYSTGQPCVFIKMNRVINFYAGANQSMNVTCVGKRDEDAENLGNFVMFPANGNIDLMYFPYYGKKFHVNYTQPLVAVKFLNVTPNVEVNVECRINAANIATDDERDKFAGRVAFKLRINKT from the exons ATGGTcatccagaaagagaagaagagctGCGGGCAGGTGGTTGAAGAGTGGAAGGAGTTCGTGTGGAACCCGAGGACGCACCAGTTCATGGGCCGCACCGGGACCAGCTGGG CCTTTATCCTCCTCTTCTACCTCGTCTTCTATGGCTTCCTCACCGCCATGTTCACCCTCACCATGTGGGTGATGCTGCAGACCGTCTCCGACCACACCCCCAAGTACCAGGACCGATTGGCCACACCAG GCTTGATGATTCGTCCTAAGACTGAGAACCTCGATGTCATTGTCAATGTCAGTGACACTGAAAGCTGGGACCAGCATGTTCAGAAACTCAACAAGTTCTTGGAGC CTTACAATGACTCCATCCAAGCCCAGAAGAATGATGTCTGCCGCCCTGGTCGCTATTACGAACAACCAGATAACGGAGTTCTAAACTACCCAAAACGTGCTTGCCAGTTCAACCGGACCCAGCTGGGCGACTGCTCTGGCATTGGGGACCCCACCCACTATGGTTACAGCACTGGACAGCCCTGTGTCTTCATCAAGATGAACCGG GTCATCAACTTCTATGCAGGAGCAAACCAGAGCATGAATGTTACCTGCGTGGGGAAG CGAGATGAAGATGCAGAGAATCTCGGCAACTTCGTCATGTTCCCTGCAAACGGCAACATCGACCTCATGTACTTTCCCTATTACGGCAAGAAGTTCCAC GTGAACTACACGCAGCCCCTGGTGGCCGTCAAGTTCCTGAATGTGACCCCCAACGTGGAGGTGAACGTGGAGTGCCGCATCAACGCTGCCAACATTGCCACTGACGATGAGCGCGACAAGTTCGCGGGGCGTGTGGCCTTCAAACTCCGCATCAACAAAACCTGA
- the LOC122446230 gene encoding 28S ribosomal protein S16, mitochondrial-like, with the protein MVQLTTVLCKAYHGGHLTICLALGGCTNRPFYHIVAAHNKCPRDGRFVEQLGSYDPMPNSHREKLVALNLDQIQHWIGCGAHISKRVEELLGLSGFFPLHLMVITNAERLRWKQAREVLLAAQKTDTEATETKEN; encoded by the coding sequence ATGGTCCAGCTCACTACTGTCCTTTGCAAGGCCTACCATGGAGGCCACTTAACCATCTGCCTTGCGCTCGGTGGCTGTACCAACAGGCCTTTCTACCACATCGTGGCTGCTCACAACAAGTGTCCCAGGGATGGCCGTTTTGTAGAGCAGCTGGGCTCCTATGATCCAATGCCCAACAGTCATAGAGAGAAACTCGTTGCTCTCAACCTGGACCAGATCCAGCATTGGATTGGCTGTGGAGCCCACATTTCAAAGCGTGTGGAAGAACTTCTGGGTCTTTCTGGCTTTTTCCCTCTGCACCTGATGGTGATCACAAATGCTGAGAGGCTGCGATGGAAACAGGCACGAGAAGTCCTCTTAGCAGCTCAGAAAACAGATACAGAGGctacagaaacaaaagagaactGA
- the SHBG gene encoding sex hormone-binding globulin isoform X2, which produces MWKAAFPHAFAPESLEAKRGPQLIMVSRGPLVIWHGLLLLLLLPLPSHGGPALRPTLPSQTTEDSPALHLSNGPGQEPVTIMTFNLTKITKISSSFEFRTWDPEGVIFYGDTNPKNDWFMLGLRDGRPEIQLHNHWAQLTVSAGPRLDDGRWHQMEVKIHGDSLLLRVDGVEVLRLRQVFGQLANNSQLIMRIALGGLLFPASDLRLPLVPALDACLRQDDWLDQQAQTSASVPTSVRSCAIESQPGIFFPPGTGAEFCLQEIPRPHAKPWAFSLDLALQLAAGSGRLLALGTPENPSWLSIHLQDQKVVLSSGSEPGLDLPLVLGHPLQLKLTVSGVVLSQGAKKEILALPPTGPGSLVDLWVQPQGRLFLGALPGEAASASFCLDGLWAQGQSLDMDRAQSRSLNIWTHSCPQNPGNGSDTTH; this is translated from the exons ATGTGGAAGGCTGCCTTCCCCCACGCATTTGCCCCAGAGTCATTGGAGGCTAAAAGAGGACCGCAGCTGATTATGGTGAGCAGAGGTCCACTGGTCATTTGGCACGGGCTACTGCTGCTGTTGTTACTACCACTTCCCAGCCACGGAGGACCGGCCCTGAGACCTACTCTCCCCAGCCAG ACAACTGAAGACTCTCCTGCTCTGCACCTCAGCAATGGCCCTGGACAAGAACCTGTTACCATTATGACCTTTAACCTCACCAAGATCACAAA AATCTCCTCCTCTTTTGAGTTTCGGACTTGGGATCCAGAGGGAGTCATTTTTTATGGTGATACCAACCCAAAGAATGACTGGTTTATGCTGGGGCTTCGGGATGGCAGGCCTGAGATCCAGCTTCATAATCACTGGGCTCAGCTTACAGTGAGTGCTGGACCCCGGCTGGACGATGGGAGGTGGCACCAG ATGGAAGTGAAGATCCATGGGGATTCCTTGCTACTCAGGGTGGATGGGGTGGAGGTGCTGCGTCTGAGACAGGTCTTTGGACAACTGGCCAACAATTCCCAGCTCATCATGAGGATTGCACTGGGAGGACTGTTGTTCCCTGCCTCCGACCTCCGGTTGCCG CTGGTCCCTGCCCTGGATGCCTGCCTGCGCCAGGATGACTGGCTGGACCAACAGGCCCAGACCTCGGCGTCTGTCCCCACTAGTGTCAGAAGCTGTGCTATAGAGTCTCAACCTGGAATATTCTTCCCTCCAGGGACTGGTGCAGAATTTTGTCTCCAAG AAATTCCCCGGCCTCATGCAAAGCCCTGGGCCTTCTCCTTGGACCTGGCACTCCAGCTGGCAGCAGGTTCAGGCCGCCTCCTTGCTCTTGGGACGCCAGAAAATCCTTCTTGGCTCAGCATCCACCTCCAAGATCAA AAAGTGGTGTTGTCTTCTGGGTCGGAGCCAGGGCTGGATCTGCCCCTTGTCTTGGGGCACCCTCTTCAGCTGAAGCTGACTGTGTCCGGGGTGGTTTTGAGCCAGGGGGCAAAGAAGGAGATCCTTGCTCTGCCTCCCACGGGCCCTGGCTCCCTCGTTGATCTCTGGGTCCAGCCGCAGGGGCGTCTCTTCCTAGGGGCTTTGCCAG GAGAGGCCGCTTCTGCCTCCTTTTGCTTGGATGGCCTTTGGGCACAAGGCCAGAGTCTGGACATGGACCGGGCCCAGAGCAGAAGCCTGAACATCTGGACTCACAGCTGTCCTCAGAACCCAGGCAATGGCAGTGACACCACCCATTAA
- the SHBG gene encoding sex hormone-binding globulin isoform X1, giving the protein MLLGEPGRSVSRSRVCHQGSLCRATFNPPTTMWKAAFPHAFAPESLEAKRGPQLIMVSRGPLVIWHGLLLLLLLPLPSHGGPALRPTLPSQTTEDSPALHLSNGPGQEPVTIMTFNLTKITKISSSFEFRTWDPEGVIFYGDTNPKNDWFMLGLRDGRPEIQLHNHWAQLTVSAGPRLDDGRWHQMEVKIHGDSLLLRVDGVEVLRLRQVFGQLANNSQLIMRIALGGLLFPASDLRLPLVPALDACLRQDDWLDQQAQTSASVPTSVRSCAIESQPGIFFPPGTGAEFCLQEIPRPHAKPWAFSLDLALQLAAGSGRLLALGTPENPSWLSIHLQDQKVVLSSGSEPGLDLPLVLGHPLQLKLTVSGVVLSQGAKKEILALPPTGPGSLVDLWVQPQGRLFLGALPGEAASASFCLDGLWAQGQSLDMDRAQSRSLNIWTHSCPQNPGNGSDTTH; this is encoded by the exons ATGCTACTTGGGGAGCCCGGCAGGAGTGTTTCTAGATCTCGTGTTTGTCATCAAGGCAGCCTCTGCAG GGCAACCTTTAACCCTCCAACAACCATGTGGAAGGCTGCCTTCCCCCACGCATTTGCCCCAGAGTCATTGGAGGCTAAAAGAGGACCGCAGCTGATTATGGTGAGCAGAGGTCCACTGGTCATTTGGCACGGGCTACTGCTGCTGTTGTTACTACCACTTCCCAGCCACGGAGGACCGGCCCTGAGACCTACTCTCCCCAGCCAG ACAACTGAAGACTCTCCTGCTCTGCACCTCAGCAATGGCCCTGGACAAGAACCTGTTACCATTATGACCTTTAACCTCACCAAGATCACAAA AATCTCCTCCTCTTTTGAGTTTCGGACTTGGGATCCAGAGGGAGTCATTTTTTATGGTGATACCAACCCAAAGAATGACTGGTTTATGCTGGGGCTTCGGGATGGCAGGCCTGAGATCCAGCTTCATAATCACTGGGCTCAGCTTACAGTGAGTGCTGGACCCCGGCTGGACGATGGGAGGTGGCACCAG ATGGAAGTGAAGATCCATGGGGATTCCTTGCTACTCAGGGTGGATGGGGTGGAGGTGCTGCGTCTGAGACAGGTCTTTGGACAACTGGCCAACAATTCCCAGCTCATCATGAGGATTGCACTGGGAGGACTGTTGTTCCCTGCCTCCGACCTCCGGTTGCCG CTGGTCCCTGCCCTGGATGCCTGCCTGCGCCAGGATGACTGGCTGGACCAACAGGCCCAGACCTCGGCGTCTGTCCCCACTAGTGTCAGAAGCTGTGCTATAGAGTCTCAACCTGGAATATTCTTCCCTCCAGGGACTGGTGCAGAATTTTGTCTCCAAG AAATTCCCCGGCCTCATGCAAAGCCCTGGGCCTTCTCCTTGGACCTGGCACTCCAGCTGGCAGCAGGTTCAGGCCGCCTCCTTGCTCTTGGGACGCCAGAAAATCCTTCTTGGCTCAGCATCCACCTCCAAGATCAA AAAGTGGTGTTGTCTTCTGGGTCGGAGCCAGGGCTGGATCTGCCCCTTGTCTTGGGGCACCCTCTTCAGCTGAAGCTGACTGTGTCCGGGGTGGTTTTGAGCCAGGGGGCAAAGAAGGAGATCCTTGCTCTGCCTCCCACGGGCCCTGGCTCCCTCGTTGATCTCTGGGTCCAGCCGCAGGGGCGTCTCTTCCTAGGGGCTTTGCCAG GAGAGGCCGCTTCTGCCTCCTTTTGCTTGGATGGCCTTTGGGCACAAGGCCAGAGTCTGGACATGGACCGGGCCCAGAGCAGAAGCCTGAACATCTGGACTCACAGCTGTCCTCAGAACCCAGGCAATGGCAGTGACACCACCCATTAA
- the SAT2 gene encoding thialysine N-epsilon-acetyltransferase: protein MAFVMIREAKEGDCGNILRLIRELAEYEKLSDQVKISEEALRADGFGETPFYHCLVAEILSAPGEPQGPCVVGYGLYYFSYSTWKGRNIYLEDIYVKPEYRGQGIGSKIIKKVAEVALDKGCSQLRLAVLDWNKRAMDLYKALGAQDLTEAEGWHCFRFEGEAMRELAGK from the exons ATGGCTTTCGTGATGATCCGAGAAGCCAAGGAGGGAGATTGTGGAAATATCCTGAGGCTGATTCGG GAACTCGCTGAGTACGAGAAACTCTCAGACCAGGTGAAGATCAGTGAAGAAG CCCTGAGAGCAGATGGCTTTGGAGAGACTCCTTTCTATCACTGTTTGGTGGCAGAGATTCTTTCTGCACCGGGGGAACCACAGG gGCCCTGTGTGGTGGGCTATGGGCTATATTACTTCAGCTACAGCACATGGAAGGGACGAAATATTTATCTAGAAGACATCTATGTGAAGCCAGAATATCGAG GTCAGGGGATTGGTTCCAAAATAATCAAAAAAGTGGCTGAG GTGGCTTTGGATAAGGGCTGCTCCCAGTTACGCCTGGCAGTCCTGGACTGGAACAAGAGGGCTATGGACTTGTACAAGGCCCTCGGAGCCCAAGATCTGACGGAAGCTGAGGGCTGGCACTGCTTTCGCTTTGAAGGAGAGGCGATGAGGGagttggcaggaaagtga